From one Saprospiraceae bacterium genomic stretch:
- a CDS encoding sugar phosphate isomerase/epimerase — MDRRNFVKSSSIAIAGTGIGMNAMYTVPPPERKFKIALNPGIIGVKANQQEAIDYAIKYGYEAVSPYINEVMNYSESQLADTVAKAQAHNLGWDTTNIPVEFRQSKTKFNDDFKSLKKFVQTMEKMGAARLNTWIISSSRDLTYNENMRQTAYRLGECAKVMKDYGVRLGIEYLGMRTLLTAGRYPFICSLKECKELIANINESNVGVVLDSFHWFCADDKGDDIRSLKAEDVSHVDLNDARLGFTRIEQQDGKRELPMATGVINTKEFMQGLLDIGFDGPLRTEPFNQVLNDLDNDAALKINMDAIRKAMATVGV, encoded by the coding sequence ATGGATCGTCGAAATTTTGTAAAATCATCTTCCATCGCTATAGCAGGTACCGGCATTGGTATGAACGCAATGTATACAGTTCCACCACCTGAAAGAAAATTTAAGATAGCGCTTAACCCAGGGATCATTGGAGTCAAGGCCAATCAACAGGAGGCCATAGATTATGCGATCAAGTATGGATACGAAGCGGTGAGTCCCTACATCAATGAAGTGATGAACTATTCTGAAAGTCAGCTTGCAGACACGGTAGCAAAAGCACAAGCGCATAACCTGGGTTGGGATACGACCAATATCCCTGTAGAGTTTCGTCAAAGCAAAACTAAATTTAACGATGATTTTAAAAGTCTGAAAAAATTCGTCCAGACCATGGAGAAAATGGGAGCTGCACGACTTAATACCTGGATCATCTCCTCTTCACGGGACCTGACTTACAACGAAAACATGAGACAAACTGCCTATCGCCTGGGTGAGTGTGCCAAAGTCATGAAAGATTATGGAGTGCGACTCGGCATTGAGTACCTCGGCATGAGGACTTTATTGACTGCTGGCAGGTACCCCTTCATCTGCTCTTTAAAAGAATGCAAAGAACTTATAGCCAATATCAATGAAAGTAATGTTGGTGTAGTGTTGGATAGCTTCCACTGGTTTTGCGCAGATGACAAAGGGGATGACATCCGTTCACTCAAAGCTGAAGATGTGTCTCATGTAGACCTCAACGATGCCCGTTTAGGGTTTACCCGCATCGAACAACAAGATGGTAAGCGTGAACTGCCCATGGCTACCGGTGTCATCAATACCAAAGAGTTTATGCAAGGTTTGTTAGACATTGGATTTGATGGCCCCCTTCGTACCGAACCGTTCAACCAGGTACTCAATGATTTGGACAATGATGCCGCATTGAAAATAAATATGGATGCTATCAGGAAGGCGATGGCCACGGTAGGTGTTTAG
- a CDS encoding DUF1801 domain-containing protein has translation MKELQAKNVDEYIIGFPKDTQVLLKLMRDTIQKAAPKAEESISYNMPAYKYHGPLVYFAAFKEHIGFYATPAANEAFIKELAGYKMGKGSIQFPIDKRLPISLISKMVKYKMAQNLAKAEAKKK, from the coding sequence ATGAAAGAACTGCAAGCAAAAAATGTTGACGAGTACATCATTGGATTTCCAAAGGACACTCAGGTCCTGTTAAAACTTATGCGAGATACTATACAAAAAGCAGCTCCTAAAGCTGAAGAATCTATTAGTTATAATATGCCTGCCTACAAATATCATGGGCCCCTGGTATATTTTGCTGCTTTTAAAGAACATATAGGATTTTATGCTACCCCTGCCGCCAATGAAGCATTTATAAAAGAATTGGCAGGATATAAAATGGGTAAAGGCTCTATTCAGTTTCCTATTGATAAGCGTTTGCCCATCAGCCTGATCTCCAAAATGGTCAAATATAAAATGGCTCAAAACCTGGCAAAGGCAGAAGCAAAGAAGAAATGA
- a CDS encoding VOC family protein, translated as MTNPIYPCLWFDGQAKEAATFYCSIFENSRITSDNAMVANFEIGGFKVMGLNGGPAYSINPAISLFYTTTDGDELQVIWNKLIEGGSALMPLDKYPWSEKYGWVKDKFGLTWQLMIGSLPDGSLKINPSLLFVNQQFGNAESAINLYTSIFPDSKIHPLQRYGPDSPQPEGYLQFGHFELNHDLFSAMDGPGNHDFDFNEGLSFVVNCDTQEEIDHYWYKLTEGGTEGRCGWLKDPFGVSWQIVPSVLSKLMSDPNKAPKAVGAFMKMNKFDIQELIDAAES; from the coding sequence ATGACCAATCCAATCTATCCTTGTTTGTGGTTTGATGGCCAGGCCAAGGAGGCAGCTACCTTCTATTGTTCGATCTTTGAAAACTCGAGGATCACCTCAGATAATGCTATGGTGGCCAATTTTGAAATAGGAGGATTTAAAGTCATGGGTCTCAATGGGGGTCCGGCTTATAGTATCAACCCAGCGATTTCATTATTTTATACCACTACGGATGGGGACGAACTGCAAGTCATTTGGAACAAATTAATCGAAGGTGGAAGTGCCCTTATGCCACTGGATAAATATCCCTGGAGTGAAAAATACGGATGGGTCAAAGACAAATTTGGGTTGACATGGCAGCTCATGATCGGTAGTCTGCCTGATGGAAGTTTAAAAATCAATCCATCTCTTCTGTTTGTCAATCAACAATTTGGCAATGCAGAGTCAGCGATCAATTTATACACCTCGATATTTCCGGATTCAAAGATCCACCCCTTGCAACGATACGGGCCTGATAGCCCCCAGCCGGAGGGATATCTCCAATTTGGCCATTTTGAATTAAATCATGACTTATTTTCAGCGATGGATGGCCCGGGCAATCATGATTTTGATTTTAATGAAGGACTTTCTTTTGTGGTCAATTGTGATACCCAGGAAGAAATAGATCACTACTGGTATAAGTTAACTGAAGGTGGTACTGAGGGTCGGTGTGGCTGGCTCAAAGATCCATTTGGGGTGTCCTGGCAAATTGTGCCTTCTGTTTTGTCCAAACTTATGAGTGACCCTAACAAGGCACCTAAAGCAGTTGGGGCTTTTATGAAAATGAATAAATTTGATATCCAGGAGTTAATAGACGCTGCTGAGAGTTGA